CGCTCCTTCGCGGACTCGACAAAAGAATTTCGCTCAAAACAAAATTACCGGTTCACGTTGCAGAAGATCCGCTTCGTGCGGTGGCGCGCGGAACCGGCATTGCACTCAAGAACATCGACAAGTTCCCGTTCCTGATCAAATAGAAAAATGAAAAAATAAATTACTGTAAACGATCGCATTCATTTCATAAGAAATCTCAAAACCCAAACTCCAATGCAGAACAAAAGCAAAATGGAATATCCGGGATTGTTTTTTGAGATTTTTTCTTTTTAAAATTTTTCACGGAAGATGCGCAACCTTTTCGTTTTTTTAGTCAGGCATTATTTTTTTCTCCTCTTTTTATTTCTTGAAGTTCTTTCAATTTATTTTCTTGTGCAGAAAAATTATTTCCAGCATGCGAGCGCTGTTTCTTCCGCCAATGCGTTCACAGGTTCTTTGTTCCGGATGAAAAACGGGATAATGCAATACCTCGACCTGAAAGATCAGAATCATCTGCTTGCGGAAAAACTTGCGTTGGAATTCGACCGCGACAGTTCCTCGTGGCTGATGTACACCAATCGCACTACGCCGGTCAATGATACTTTTTATAAGCAGCGTTACGAATTCCTCTATGCAGAAGTGATCGACAACACGGTGACGGAAAGAAATAATTATCTCGTGCTCGACCGTGGGCGATTGCAGGGCGTAGAAAAAGATATGGGCGTAGTTTGCAGTAATGGTGTTGTTGGAATTGTGCGCGAGGTGTCCGATAATTTTTGCGTGGTAATGTCGGTGCTTCATAAAGATTCACGCATCAGCGCGAGTGTGAAACGCGACGGAACTTTCGGGCAACTCAGTTGGGACGGATTCGATTACACCAGAGCAACGCTCACCGATCTGCCTGTGCATTCGAAGATCGCTGTTGGTGATACGCTCATCACGAGCGGGCTCGGCGATGCGTTCCCGGAAGGAATTCCTGTTGGAATTGTCCGGAAATATGAAAAGAAAGCCGGCGATAAAACGTATACAGTAGATGTACGCCTTTCAACAGATTTCAGGAAGGTGCGGCATGTTTTCATTGTTAAAAGCCTGGTGCGGGATGAATTGAACGACCTGGAAAAAAAGATCGATAAATAAAAATGGCCAACGAAACAGGCAAACATATCATCCGTTTTTTGCTGCTCATTCTCGGGCAGGGACTCATCCTGAAACATGTGGAGCCCGGATTTTATATCATTCCATTCCTCTACATTTTATTCATCATGCAATTGCCTTTTGAAACCCCACCGTGGGCGGTACTTGTCATTGCGTTCTTCACCGGATTCTGTGTCGATCTTTT
This DNA window, taken from Bacteroidota bacterium, encodes the following:
- the mreC gene encoding rod shape-determining protein MreC — protein: MRNLFVFLVRHYFFLLFLFLEVLSIYFLVQKNYFQHASAVSSANAFTGSLFRMKNGIMQYLDLKDQNHLLAEKLALEFDRDSSSWLMYTNRTTPVNDTFYKQRYEFLYAEVIDNTVTERNNYLVLDRGRLQGVEKDMGVVCSNGVVGIVREVSDNFCVVMSVLHKDSRISASVKRDGTFGQLSWDGFDYTRATLTDLPVHSKIAVGDTLITSGLGDAFPEGIPVGIVRKYEKKAGDKTYTVDVRLSTDFRKVRHVFIVKSLVRDELNDLEKKIDK